The genomic window CAAGAAGAAGCGCCCGCTTCTCACCTGGCTGACTACATGAGTTTGCAGGTTACTTTAGTTGATTACAAATCAATATAGGTGTGGGCGTAATATGCGTCTACACCTTTTTTATTTGGAAAAGACAGTCAATCTTCCAAATGAGAACGTCGTTTATTCCATTGCATGGATCCTTAACTACAATTCAACTAAGTATATTAATGCTTTAGTAAGTAAAGTTTTTCTAAAAAACCATGGAGGTGGCTAGTTATTAGTAAAGACATGTTAGTCAATGAGGGTATTCGTGCCCGAGAAGTTCGTCTTATTGGCCCTAACGGAGATCAAATTGGGGTAAAGACAAGACAAGAAGCTTTAGAAATGGCTCAAAATGCAAACCTTGACTTAGTTATGGTTGCACCTGCTGCTAAACCGCCAGTATGTCGGATAATGGACTTTGGTAAGTTTAGATATGAACAGCAAAAGAAAGATAAAGAAGCTCGTAAAAATCAAAAGATTATTACAACGAAAGAGGTTCGCTTGAGCCCTACGATTGAGTTGAATGATTTTAACACCAAGCTTCGTAACGCTAGAAAGTTTCTTGAAAAAGGAGATAAAGTAAAAGCAGCGATTCGTTTCCGTGGTCGTGCCATTACTCATTCTCAGATCGGTAAAGTTGTGTTAGAGCGTTTGGCAAAAGAATGTGAAGACATTGCAACGATCGAATCGGCTCCGAAAATGGAAGGCCGAAGCATGTTCTTAATTTTAGCTCCAAAGGCTGAGAAATAAGTTTAGAACATGAGATTTTAAATAGTAGTAATGAATAAGGGAGGATTTACCGATGCCTAAAATGAAAACTCACCGTGGTGCGGCAAAACGTTTTAAGAAAACAGGCTCTGGAAAGCTTAAGCGCTCGCATGCATACACAAGTCACTTATTTGCAAACAAATCAACAAAAGCAAAACGTAAGCTTCGTAAAGCCGCTATTGTTTCTAGTGGAGACTACAAACGTATTCGTGAAATGTTAACGTACAAAAAATAATTGATTATTTTCAACATAAAGTTGAGAATTTGAGGAGGGAAACACGATGCCAAGAGTAAAAGGCGGTTATGTCGCTCGTCGTCGTCGTAAGAAAGTATTAAAGTTAGCAAAAGGTTATCATGGTTCAAAACATAGATTGTTTAAAACAGCACAAGTTCAAGTAATGAAATCATTACTTTATGCTTACCGTGATCGTCGTCAAAAGAAGCGTGACTTCCGTAAGCTTTGGATCACTCGTATCAACGCAGCTGCTCGCATCAACGGACTTTCATACAGCCGTTTAATGCATGGATTAAAAGTTGCTGGTATTGACGTGAACCGTAAAATGCTTGCTGACTTAGCTATTAACGATGAAAACGCATTTGCTGAATTAGCAGCAAAAGCAAAAGCAAGTCTATAAATAAATTGAAAAGTCACTCTCATGTATGAGGGTGACTTTTTTTACAGTTTAGAGTGTACAGTTTAAAGTGTGAGTTATAAAAGAAGCTGAGAAGCTCCTGTATAACGATAAACTTTACACTCAAAACTATAAAATGAAGAAAGTAGGTTTTAGAGTGACAATCGAAGTACTAGTTGCATATGCTTTCTTGATTAATATTTTTTCTTTTATATCTATGTATGTGGACAAACAAAAAGCAATAAAAGGTCAGTGGCGTATTGCTGAGAAAAACTTTTTTATCATGGCAATTGCCGGTGGGAGTCTTGGAATTTTCTTAGCCATGAGGTCATTTCGGCATAAAACAAAACATGTAACATTTAAAGTCGGGATCCCATTGATCTTTTTAATCCAAATTGTCCTCATTGGTTATTATCTTTGAAATAATTTCATAATGGTTATAAGAGGTGTGTTTTTCGAAACAAGCCATTATAGAGAGGAGGGAACTCATGATTGACCACTTATCAGAAGCCATTCCAGTCTATATCGAACAAAGCGGAATTCTAGCACCGATATTATTTATTTTATTTCATTTAATACGTCCATTACTGTTTCTTCCTGTGATTTTTGTTTGTATGGTCGGCGGATATTTATTTGGAGTTTTTTATGGTTCGATTTTTTCGGTAGTTGGTTTAACATTAATGTGTATTATATTTTATTTCATCGCAAAAAAGTTCCCAAACTTTCTTTCGAAATTTGCGAAAATGAATAAAAAAATGCTTAAAAAAGGTCCATTAACGATGAATCAGATCATGGTTCTCAGAATAGTACCTTTTGCTCACTTTCATTTGTTGTCACTTTATGTCATGGAACAAACTAGTACTTTTAAGGAATATGCGAAGTATTCATTTTTAGGTGTAATTTTGCCCTCGATTATATTTACTAGTTTTGGACAAATGATCATTGACTTACCGCTATTTTATTCAATAGTACTTTTATTATTTTTATCAGTCGTTTTCTTTGGTGTAAGAAGAAAAACTGTTGAAAAGCAATCGAATATCCAGTGGAAAAACTTTTTTAAGGCTAGCTCTTAACATATACCAAAAAGAAAAGCAAACAAAAAGGCTGTAAATGTCCTAGACGACGTTTACAGCCCTTTTTATTAGAGAAGAATGGCAAACATATAACATTTTTAGGATTTGATATCTAGATTTATTTAGCGCCCAGCCTAAAGCGGGTGCTAGATTTTTCTTATTACCGAAGTAATAAATCTTTTATTGGACTTTTCCAAGTTATAGATGCATTAGGGTAGGCTAATAAGATTTCTTTCTCAATAAAATAAAAGTCTTCCTTGTTTAACCCTTGTAATTTATCCGTATTTTTTGCCCAGACTTGAATCGTCACAACTTCGAAGGCATTGTCAGTGGTACCTAGATATTTTTCACCTTCAAAAAGGACACCACGGTAGGTGATCAAGAAGTTTTTTCTGACATTTAGCTTATCATCCAAAAAGAAAAATAGTTTCTTTTCGTGTGCTAATTCCAGCTTCCGTTTTGGGTTTACAAAATATTTAATCGCGCTATATGCTAAAATAAAGAAGGCTATTAAAATTAATATTCGAAAAAGGAAAACGGCCATGACAATCACTCCTAATACTTTATCTTTAGTATAATATTTTATGTTAATAGTACAAAAATACTTATCTAATATTTACTACGTTTATTACTAAAAAAAGGTTTCAAATATTTAATTCAAGGAAGTGTGTTTTTATGAATTTAAGAAGAATGATACAAATGCAAACAGAACTTGATCATCGGATCAGACAAGAACACCATTTAGCAAACGTAAATTTACTCGACAAAAAAATCTTGGCTTTTCAAATAGAGCTTGGAGAATTAGCAAATGAAACTAGATGTTTTAAATATTGGAGTGTTAAGCCTATTAGCAGTAAGAAAGTAATTTTGGAGGAGTATGTAGATGGGGTTCATTTTTATTATCCATTGGAATTGATTTAGATGCCACTGATTTAAGTTTTGTGAAATTGGAAAGCGATTTAAACTTAACTCAGCAATTTAGTATCTTATTTCAGCTTAGTGGTCAATTAGCTAAAACAAAGGATACTGAAGATTTTAGGGCCCTCTTTACACAATACCTACATTTAGGAAATCTCTTGGATTTAACACTAACAGAAATAGAGGAAGCCTATATCGGGAAAAATGAAGTAAACCATCAACGCCAAGATCAGGGATATTAAATTGGTTTGTATGCTAGCTACGCAAATTTTATGGTTTTGTTTGAGAAAAATTTCGAGTATCGTTATAATTGTTTAGAATACATAATATTTAGTAGGGGGTTTTTACATATGGATGAGACATTAATGATGCTAAAAGCATTAACAGATGCAAATGGAATTCCTGGAAATGAAAAGGAACCACGTGATGTTATGAAAAAGTATATTGAACCATTTGCCGATGAAGTTACCCAAGATCACCTTGGTAGTTTGATTGCCAAAAAAACTGGGACTTCAGCCGAGCCTAAAATTATGGTAGCAGGTCACTTAGATGAAATCGGTTTTATGGTAACGAGTATTGATGATAAGGGATTTGTTCGCTTCCAAACAGTTGGTGGTTGGTGGGGACAGGTAATGTTAGCACAGCGAGTGACAATTATGACTCGCAATGGATATGTTCCTGGAGTAATTGGTTCAAAACCACCACATATTTTACCTCCGGAAGCACGCAAAAAACCAGTTGAAATTAAAGATATGTTTATTGATATCGGAGCTTCAAGTAAAGAAGAAGCAATGGAATTTG from Anaerobacillus sp. CMMVII includes these protein-coding regions:
- the infC gene encoding translation initiation factor IF-3 — translated: MLVNEGIRAREVRLIGPNGDQIGVKTRQEALEMAQNANLDLVMVAPAAKPPVCRIMDFGKFRYEQQKKDKEARKNQKIITTKEVRLSPTIELNDFNTKLRNARKFLEKGDKVKAAIRFRGRAITHSQIGKVVLERLAKECEDIATIESAPKMEGRSMFLILAPKAEK
- the rpmI gene encoding 50S ribosomal protein L35, producing MPKMKTHRGAAKRFKKTGSGKLKRSHAYTSHLFANKSTKAKRKLRKAAIVSSGDYKRIREMLTYKK
- the rplT gene encoding 50S ribosomal protein L20, giving the protein MPRVKGGYVARRRRKKVLKLAKGYHGSKHRLFKTAQVQVMKSLLYAYRDRRQKKRDFRKLWITRINAAARINGLSYSRLMHGLKVAGIDVNRKMLADLAINDENAFAELAAKAKASL
- a CDS encoding DUF1294 domain-containing protein, coding for MTIEVLVAYAFLINIFSFISMYVDKQKAIKGQWRIAEKNFFIMAIAGGSLGIFLAMRSFRHKTKHVTFKVGIPLIFLIQIVLIGYYL
- a CDS encoding TVP38/TMEM64 family protein translates to MIDHLSEAIPVYIEQSGILAPILFILFHLIRPLLFLPVIFVCMVGGYLFGVFYGSIFSVVGLTLMCIIFYFIAKKFPNFLSKFAKMNKKMLKKGPLTMNQIMVLRIVPFAHFHLLSLYVMEQTSTFKEYAKYSFLGVILPSIIFTSFGQMIIDLPLFYSIVLLLFLSVVFFGVRRKTVEKQSNIQWKNFFKASS
- a CDS encoding sigma-w pathway protein ysdB, giving the protein MAVFLFRILILIAFFILAYSAIKYFVNPKRKLELAHEKKLFFFLDDKLNVRKNFLITYRGVLFEGEKYLGTTDNAFEVVTIQVWAKNTDKLQGLNKEDFYFIEKEILLAYPNASITWKSPIKDLLLR